Below is a genomic region from Syntrophorhabdales bacterium.
CATAGATCTCTTTAAGCAGACCCTCATACTTCTGAGAATATGCAGCCAGCTGAGGATCGGTATACCCTGTCTTCATCGCTTCTGACTGAGTCTTAGCCAGGTTGACATATCCAGTGCAGCCAGCAAGAACACCGCTCAACAAAACAACAGCACACAAAACCAGACTACGTCTCATTTTATCTTCCTTTCTCCAGGAGGTCCAGGACCTCCCTGAGTTCAATCTTGATCTCGTCTATAAGCCGCCTCTGCCCGCTGAGATACATCCTGGCGCCGTCGATGGTAAATTTCCTGTCATACAAAAGGCCCTTTATCGTAAAGATCGCCTCCAGATCTTTTCTCCGATAGAGCCTTTGTCCCTTGGGACTCTTTACCGGCTTTATATCCCTGAATTCCTGCTCCCAATACCGGAGTATGTGGGCCTTAAGGCCGGTGAGAGAACATACTTCCTTTATTCTGTAATAAACTCTATCAGGAACATCGGGGATCATTTCCCTCGTCTATCATTCAGCTCATCCTTTAATACCTGGCTGAGCCGAAAGCCCAAAACCGTTCTGGGTGCGATTTCGATCTCATCGCCTGTCTGCGGGTTTCTCCCTTTTCTTGCCTTCTTCCGTCTCACCGTGAAATTCCCCAAGCCTGAAATCTTCACATTCTCCCCGTTGGTAAGACAGCCTTTGACAATGTCAAAAAAG
It encodes:
- a CDS encoding MerR family transcriptional regulator is translated as MIPDVPDRVYYRIKEVCSLTGLKAHILRYWEQEFRDIKPVKSPKGQRLYRRKDLEAIFTIKGLLYDRKFTIDGARMYLSGQRRLIDEIKIELREVLDLLEKGR
- a CDS encoding integration host factor subunit alpha gives rise to the protein MTKADIIAQVYEKLGFSKRESSNTVEHFFDIVKGCLTNGENVKISGLGNFTVRRKKARKGRNPQTGDEIEIAPRTVLGFRLSQVLKDELNDRRGK